A region from the Catellatospora sp. TT07R-123 genome encodes:
- a CDS encoding aminopeptidase P family protein: MAEQKFHTGSHDLPVSAALEEFMRTGWLDSEHHDLAAAEVAAWTPARRRRLHQAFPGHRVVVPAGGFKSRSNDQDYRFRPHSAYVWLTGDQSSDGVFVLEPDGDSTLYLRPRSARDNGEFFRDRRYGELWAGRRATLGESTRRLGLPTRHLAELAAALKPDTPTLVLRGLDADVDALVAPATADAELRAVLAELRLVKDAWEIGQLEQAVAITTRGFEDVVRALPQAKAASERLLEGVFWQRARLEGNDVGYHSIVAAGAHAATLHWIDNDGPVRDGELLLLDAGVETRDLYTADITRVLPVSGRFTPLQRDLYELCRAANDAALAALVPGAAYRDFHRAAMRVFAYGLADLGILPCSAEQALEEDSGLYRRWTLCGSGHMLGLDVHDCAAARADNYLDGRLAPGHVLTVEPGIYFQPDDALIPAELRGYGFRIEEDLLITDTGYRMLSDGLPRTADDVESWMHRVAS, translated from the coding sequence ATGGCTGAGCAGAAGTTCCACACCGGCAGTCACGACCTGCCCGTGTCGGCGGCCCTGGAAGAGTTCATGCGCACCGGGTGGCTCGACTCCGAGCACCACGACCTGGCCGCGGCCGAGGTCGCCGCCTGGACCCCGGCCCGCCGCCGACGGCTGCACCAGGCGTTCCCCGGGCACCGCGTCGTCGTCCCGGCGGGCGGTTTCAAGTCCCGCTCCAACGACCAGGACTACCGCTTCCGGCCGCACTCGGCCTACGTGTGGCTGACCGGCGACCAGTCCAGCGACGGCGTGTTCGTGCTCGAACCCGACGGCGACAGCACCCTCTACCTGCGGCCGCGCTCGGCCCGCGACAACGGCGAGTTTTTCCGCGACCGCCGCTACGGCGAGCTGTGGGCCGGTCGCCGCGCCACGCTGGGGGAGAGCACCCGCCGCCTCGGCCTACCCACCCGGCACCTGGCCGAGCTGGCCGCCGCGCTCAAGCCCGACACCCCGACCCTGGTCCTGCGCGGTCTCGACGCCGACGTCGACGCCCTGGTGGCCCCGGCCACCGCCGACGCCGAGCTCAGGGCGGTGCTGGCCGAGCTGCGGCTGGTCAAGGACGCCTGGGAGATCGGGCAGCTGGAGCAGGCGGTGGCGATCACCACCCGCGGCTTCGAGGACGTGGTGCGGGCCCTGCCACAGGCCAAGGCCGCCTCCGAGCGCCTGCTCGAAGGCGTCTTCTGGCAGCGCGCCCGGCTGGAGGGCAACGACGTCGGCTACCACTCGATCGTCGCCGCGGGCGCCCACGCCGCCACGCTGCACTGGATCGACAACGACGGCCCCGTCCGCGACGGCGAGCTGCTGCTGCTCGACGCGGGGGTGGAGACCCGCGACCTGTACACCGCCGACATCACCCGGGTGCTGCCGGTCTCCGGCCGGTTCACCCCGCTGCAGCGCGACCTGTACGAGCTGTGCCGCGCCGCCAACGACGCCGCCCTGGCCGCGCTGGTGCCGGGCGCGGCGTACCGCGACTTCCACCGCGCCGCGATGCGGGTGTTCGCGTACGGCCTGGCCGACCTGGGCATCCTGCCGTGCTCGGCGGAGCAGGCGCTGGAGGAGGACAGCGGGCTCTACCGCCGGTGGACGCTGTGCGGGTCCGGCCACATGCTCGGGCTGGACGTGCACGACTGCGCCGCGGCCCGCGCCGACAACTACCTGGACGGGCGGCTGGCGCCGGGGCACGTGCTGACCGTCGAGCCGGGGATCTACTTCCAGCCTGACGACGCGCTGATCCCGGCGGAGCTGCGCGGATACGGCTTCCGGATCGAGGAGGACCTGCTCATCACCGATACCGGCTACCGGATGCTGTCCGACGGGCTGCCGCGTACGGCCGACGACGTCGAGTCCTGGATGCACCGCGTCGCGTCCTGA
- a CDS encoding Hsp70 family protein, whose translation MNTAIVVGCSSYEDPDIAPLRFAARDAQAVAQVLRDGCDVPEQRLVLMHDQAGDPWLRPTKSNILRQLVRARDLTPDGILYFFFSGHGIQSRSGTQYLLPLDCVAEELEDTALPFDRIVQHLGRADAPHTVLMLDACRNVVEGGKSAGGAGQVDIAALCPSGVVSLCSCQPGRVSYEAEALQSGIFSAALCEALSDVGRCRTVHELDTYLARRVPELAAAHGKPRQTPFSRVEPLGVQHLQLVSPARGGAWTAATPLGTEVRSRPVPQLLRLSAKPVVAVDFGTSYSLVAALDDAGRPVVLPGPDNRLVVPSVVHFLPGSDYLVGTAAVEAERFRPEATIRHVKRRLGSDRGYAVDGRSVSPELVASLILRSLRRNAEEALGAPVTRCVASYPANFNRAQVAALHEAFRLAEWEVIRFVGEPNLAGIVTDAGEDDQILVVDLGGGTFDVALLEYEHGVAELKSSVGSQFIGGLDFDEALFDYAVDQLRGRHGYHNELTPEIEALIRQEAERAKRELGRQEAASLLLTDLPDGQQGYRDVSIGIDRPTFRLLTQHMSAGIRAKIREALRYTLPGEDKPVVFLAGQGGRIFTVGEILAELGLDRVVGGSPETAVVRGGAVQAGILTGQVNDLLILNLLHYDIVVGCTKTAHPDNDEDFAVVAVDPVRHRAHEKLVEAQTTIPTKRSEAFQLSDGPGRAHVVEVFERLAGELQPIERREVSSRTGYVEVIIDVDANALVRVEVREADRAEFVASRKRVRESVRQELERQRRKP comes from the coding sequence GTGAACACCGCGATCGTCGTCGGCTGCTCGTCGTACGAGGATCCCGACATCGCGCCGCTGCGGTTCGCCGCCCGCGACGCCCAGGCCGTGGCCCAGGTGCTGCGGGACGGCTGCGACGTGCCCGAGCAGCGGCTGGTCCTGATGCACGACCAGGCCGGCGACCCGTGGCTGCGCCCGACGAAGTCGAACATCCTGCGCCAGCTGGTGCGGGCGCGGGACCTGACCCCGGACGGCATCCTCTACTTCTTCTTCAGCGGCCACGGCATCCAGTCCCGGTCGGGCACGCAGTACCTGCTGCCGCTGGACTGCGTCGCCGAGGAGCTGGAGGACACCGCGCTGCCGTTCGACCGGATCGTGCAGCACCTCGGGCGGGCCGACGCGCCCCACACCGTGCTGATGCTCGACGCCTGCCGCAACGTCGTCGAGGGCGGCAAGTCGGCGGGCGGGGCCGGGCAGGTCGACATCGCGGCCCTGTGCCCGTCCGGGGTGGTGTCACTGTGCTCGTGCCAGCCCGGCCGCGTGTCGTACGAGGCCGAGGCGTTGCAGTCGGGGATCTTCTCGGCCGCGCTGTGCGAGGCGCTCAGCGACGTCGGGCGCTGCCGCACCGTGCACGAGCTGGACACCTACCTGGCCCGGCGGGTGCCCGAACTGGCCGCCGCGCACGGCAAGCCGCGCCAGACGCCGTTCTCGCGGGTCGAGCCGCTGGGCGTGCAGCATCTGCAACTGGTGTCACCGGCGCGCGGCGGTGCCTGGACGGCGGCGACCCCGCTCGGCACCGAGGTCCGGAGCCGGCCGGTCCCGCAGCTGCTGCGGCTGTCGGCGAAACCCGTGGTCGCGGTGGACTTCGGGACGTCGTACTCCCTGGTCGCGGCCCTGGACGACGCGGGCAGGCCGGTGGTGCTGCCCGGCCCGGACAACCGCCTGGTCGTGCCGTCGGTGGTGCACTTCCTGCCCGGCTCGGACTACCTGGTGGGCACGGCGGCCGTGGAGGCGGAGCGGTTCCGGCCCGAGGCCACGATCCGGCACGTCAAGCGGCGCCTGGGCTCCGACCGGGGGTACGCCGTCGACGGCCGCTCGGTCAGTCCCGAGCTGGTCGCCAGCCTGATCCTGCGCTCGCTGCGCCGCAACGCCGAGGAGGCGCTCGGCGCCCCCGTCACAAGGTGTGTCGCCTCCTATCCCGCCAACTTCAACCGGGCCCAGGTCGCCGCGCTGCATGAGGCGTTCCGGCTGGCGGAGTGGGAGGTCATCCGGTTCGTCGGCGAACCCAACCTCGCCGGAATCGTCACCGACGCGGGCGAGGACGACCAGATCCTCGTCGTCGACCTCGGCGGCGGCACGTTCGACGTCGCGCTGCTGGAGTACGAGCACGGCGTCGCCGAACTCAAGTCATCGGTGGGCAGCCAGTTCATCGGCGGCCTCGACTTCGACGAGGCACTGTTCGACTACGCCGTGGACCAGCTGCGCGGCCGCCACGGCTATCACAACGAGCTGACCCCGGAGATCGAGGCGCTGATCCGGCAGGAGGCCGAGCGGGCCAAGCGCGAACTCGGGCGGCAGGAGGCGGCGTCGCTGCTGCTGACCGACCTCCCCGACGGGCAGCAGGGCTACCGCGACGTCAGCATCGGCATCGACCGGCCGACGTTCCGGTTGCTGACGCAGCACATGTCGGCCGGGATCCGCGCCAAGATCCGCGAAGCGCTGCGGTACACCCTGCCCGGAGAAGACAAACCGGTGGTGTTCCTGGCCGGCCAGGGCGGACGGATCTTCACCGTCGGCGAGATCCTGGCCGAACTAGGTCTCGACCGAGTCGTCGGCGGATCGCCGGAGACCGCGGTGGTCCGCGGTGGCGCGGTGCAGGCCGGGATCCTCACCGGGCAAGTCAACGACCTGCTGATACTGAACCTGCTCCACTACGACATCGTGGTCGGCTGCACGAAGACCGCCCATCCCGACAACGACGAGGACTTCGCGGTCGTCGCCGTCGATCCGGTCCGCCACCGCGCCCATGAGAAACTCGTCGAGGCGCAGACCACGATCCCGACCAAGCGCAGCGAGGCTTTCCAGCTCTCCGACGGCCCTGGCCGGGCGCATGTGGTGGAGGTGTTCGAGCGGCTGGCCGGTGAGCTGCAGCCGATCGAACGCCGCGAGGTCAGCTCCCGGACCGGGTATGTCGAGGTGATCATCGACGTCGATGCCAACGCGCTGGTCCGGGTCGAGGTCAGGGAGGCCGACCGCGCCGAGTTCGTCGCGTCGCGCAAGCGGGTCCGCGAGAGCGTACGCCAGGAGCTCGAACGCCAGCGCCGCAAACCCTGA
- a CDS encoding carbohydrate ABC transporter permease — MTTQTMAAPTTAAPPVTPPPGAARRVLPNVVRYALLLFFVLIVLMPLYVLIVTSFKSGREIGVNGQWTLPETWTFASWEKAWISLGPSFGRTFQLAIPVALLSSFIGAANGFVLARWRFPGADVVFTLILFGMFIPYQAVMIPLREVVLWLGVAPGIPTLIFVHTVYGIPICTLIFRNYYATVVPEELIEAGMMDGAGLLRTFRSLILPISIPGFVVTVIWQFTSSWNDYLFAIFMSNTRNGPITIALNALAGAQSPDYAASMAGALITSLPTLVVYILLGRWFIGGLMAGSVKS; from the coding sequence ATGACCACCCAGACCATGGCCGCCCCGACGACGGCCGCCCCGCCGGTGACGCCCCCGCCGGGAGCGGCGCGGCGGGTGCTGCCCAACGTGGTGCGCTACGCCCTGCTGCTGTTCTTCGTGCTGATCGTGCTGATGCCGCTGTACGTGCTGATCGTGACCAGCTTCAAGTCCGGCCGCGAGATCGGCGTCAACGGCCAATGGACCCTGCCCGAGACGTGGACCTTCGCCTCCTGGGAGAAGGCCTGGATCTCGCTCGGACCGTCGTTCGGGCGCACCTTCCAGTTGGCGATCCCCGTCGCGCTGCTGTCCTCGTTCATCGGGGCGGCCAACGGGTTCGTGCTGGCGCGCTGGCGGTTCCCGGGCGCAGACGTGGTGTTCACGCTGATCCTGTTCGGCATGTTCATCCCGTACCAGGCGGTCATGATCCCGCTGCGGGAGGTCGTCCTGTGGCTGGGCGTCGCCCCCGGCATCCCGACGCTGATCTTCGTGCACACCGTGTACGGCATCCCGATCTGCACGCTGATCTTCCGCAACTACTACGCGACCGTGGTGCCGGAGGAGCTGATCGAGGCGGGCATGATGGACGGCGCCGGCCTGCTGCGCACCTTCCGCTCGCTGATCCTGCCGATCTCGATCCCGGGCTTCGTGGTCACGGTCATCTGGCAGTTCACCTCGTCGTGGAACGACTACCTGTTCGCGATCTTCATGTCGAACACGCGCAACGGGCCGATCACCATCGCGCTGAACGCCCTGGCGGGGGCGCAGTCGCCGGACTACGCCGCGTCGATGGCGGGGGCGCTGATCACGTCGCTGCCCACGCTGGTGGTGTACATCCTGCTGGGGCGCTGGTTCATCGGCGGCCTGATGGCGGGCTCCGTCAAGAGCTGA
- a CDS encoding carbohydrate ABC transporter permease: protein MRHRKRTWIPGLLLISPSLILLAVFVYGLIGWTVDLSMQDRHNARPSKGFVGLDNYDKLFNNDINDRFTHSLMNLLVFTVVFIVGTIVLGLLWSLLLERGARAEGFFRTIYLFPMAVSFVASGVVWRWLMNPGQGENAGGINAVFEGLGLHFLEGPWWTDPDWGMAAMAMPAVWQLSGYVMALFLAGFRGIPDELREAAVVDGATTFQLYRRVLFPQLTPTILSALIVTGHMSMKMFDLIMSVSGAQWLTEVPAVYVWQTLLTRDYAKAAAISVFLLLVVAVVVVPYLVHVNRSEKRS, encoded by the coding sequence TTGCGCCACCGTAAGCGGACCTGGATCCCCGGTCTGCTGCTCATCTCCCCCTCACTGATCCTGCTGGCCGTCTTCGTGTACGGACTGATCGGCTGGACCGTCGACCTCTCGATGCAGGATCGCCACAACGCGCGACCGTCGAAGGGCTTCGTCGGCCTCGACAACTACGACAAGCTGTTCAACAACGACATCAACGACCGGTTCACGCACTCGCTGATGAACCTGCTGGTGTTCACCGTCGTCTTCATCGTCGGCACCATCGTGCTCGGCCTGCTCTGGTCGCTGCTGCTGGAGCGCGGCGCCCGCGCCGAGGGCTTCTTCCGCACCATCTACCTGTTCCCGATGGCGGTGTCGTTCGTCGCCTCGGGCGTGGTGTGGCGCTGGCTGATGAACCCCGGCCAGGGCGAGAACGCGGGCGGCATCAACGCCGTCTTCGAGGGCCTCGGGCTGCACTTCCTGGAAGGGCCCTGGTGGACCGACCCGGACTGGGGCATGGCGGCCATGGCGATGCCCGCCGTCTGGCAGCTGTCCGGGTATGTCATGGCGCTGTTCCTGGCCGGGTTCCGGGGCATCCCCGACGAGCTGCGCGAGGCCGCGGTCGTCGACGGGGCGACCACCTTCCAGCTCTACCGCCGGGTCCTGTTCCCGCAGCTCACCCCGACGATCCTGTCGGCGCTCATCGTCACCGGGCACATGTCGATGAAGATGTTCGACCTGATCATGTCGGTGTCCGGGGCGCAGTGGCTGACCGAGGTCCCGGCCGTGTACGTCTGGCAGACCCTGCTCACCCGCGACTATGCCAAGGCCGCCGCCATCTCGGTGTTCCTGCTGCTGGTCGTCGCGGTCGTGGTCGTGCCGTACCTGGTCCACGTCAACCGGTCGGAGAAGCGGTCATGA
- a CDS encoding ABC transporter substrate-binding protein, which produces MRLSRRMAVAAVAFGTLMATVACTSTEDPGTGTGTKDVEVFTWWADGGEKAGLDGLVAVFGTDCKDFKFVNGAVAGGAGSNAKQVLASRLQQGTPPDTFQAHAGAELSDYINDDQVQDLSAQYTEWGLTNAFPKGLIDNLTVDGKIYSVPANIHRANVLWGNKTVLAKAGITKDATTLDGFFADLDKLKASGVAAPLALGKDWTQQMLFEALLISKLGPEKFNALWNGTGDWTGADMTAAINDYKKLLTYTNKDRDTFDWTDAEKMLMDGKAAYQLMGDWEAADLDAKGFKDYSYSVFPGNGAVFQWLADSFVLPKGAKNAEGTKCWLKTVGSAAGQAEFNKKKGSIPARTDVPADGFPAYQQAAMNDWKTATQVPSCPHGSACAQTWQGAVGSAQGKFSTDGDVAALQAALASAAAEFGPKAK; this is translated from the coding sequence ATGCGTCTCTCGAGGCGTATGGCCGTCGCGGCCGTCGCATTCGGAACGCTGATGGCCACCGTGGCCTGCACCAGCACCGAAGACCCCGGCACCGGCACGGGCACCAAGGACGTCGAGGTGTTCACCTGGTGGGCGGACGGCGGTGAGAAGGCCGGTCTCGACGGTCTGGTCGCCGTGTTCGGCACCGACTGCAAGGACTTCAAGTTCGTCAACGGCGCCGTCGCCGGTGGCGCGGGCAGCAACGCCAAGCAGGTGCTGGCCTCCCGGCTGCAGCAGGGCACCCCGCCGGACACGTTCCAGGCCCACGCCGGTGCCGAGCTGTCGGACTACATCAACGACGACCAGGTCCAGGACCTGTCGGCGCAGTACACCGAGTGGGGTCTGACCAACGCCTTCCCGAAGGGCCTGATCGACAACCTCACCGTGGACGGCAAGATCTACTCCGTGCCGGCCAACATCCACCGCGCCAACGTGCTGTGGGGCAACAAGACCGTGCTGGCCAAGGCGGGCATCACCAAGGACGCGACCACCCTCGACGGGTTCTTCGCCGACCTGGACAAGCTGAAGGCCTCCGGTGTGGCCGCGCCGCTCGCGCTGGGCAAGGACTGGACGCAGCAGATGCTGTTCGAGGCCCTGCTCATCAGCAAGCTCGGCCCGGAGAAGTTCAACGCGCTGTGGAACGGCACGGGCGACTGGACCGGCGCCGACATGACGGCCGCGATCAACGACTACAAGAAGCTGCTCACGTACACCAACAAGGACCGTGACACCTTCGACTGGACCGACGCCGAGAAGATGCTGATGGACGGCAAGGCCGCCTACCAGCTGATGGGCGACTGGGAGGCCGCCGACCTCGACGCCAAGGGCTTCAAGGACTACAGCTACTCGGTGTTCCCGGGCAACGGCGCCGTGTTCCAGTGGCTGGCCGACTCGTTCGTGCTGCCCAAGGGCGCCAAGAACGCCGAGGGCACCAAGTGCTGGCTGAAGACCGTCGGCAGCGCGGCCGGTCAGGCCGAGTTCAACAAGAAGAAGGGCTCGATCCCGGCCCGCACCGACGTCCCAGCGGACGGCTTCCCGGCCTACCAGCAGGCGGCCATGAACGACTGGAAGACCGCCACCCAGGTCCCCAGCTGCCCGCACGGCTCGGCCTGCGCGCAGACCTGGCAGGGCGCGGTCGGCTCGGCCCAGGGCAAGTTCTCCACCGACGGTGACGTCGCGGCGCTGCAGGCGGCGCTCGCGTCGGCGGCCGCGGAGTTCGGCCCCAAGGCCAAGTAG
- a CDS encoding DUF3103 family protein, with product MQLIAPRRILPVAAAALLALSLPTPAGARPDTAAGPQTTPTTVAATLDGLAHRVALALADRDTRTAVTSAVQAGPVTLAGVARLHADAAAADRAVLAAKGLPASLGAVTQLRLALPQMRAALARGQAPLVATAPTDDTATAITAYDPSGRTVLLDPARAPQQPVLVVEVDSARTVPAGLDLVRHALAQRGVAPAGPAAALSGGYWATKVNAVRLSDDEEPWIKGAAEIYSIVGGFGLDGHPKVDIVQMPYLDYDGTTYYPNQLLVHFSAYKYNLADVVMMEDDGDTNYQSLAQAIATALLTITDQGVYIPLVNAIINAIPTSWWTDDPDYVDSWYTLTTGSSGHLNGAAANGWIEVSPYWVAPL from the coding sequence GTGCAACTCATCGCACCGCGCCGGATCCTCCCGGTCGCCGCGGCCGCCCTGCTCGCCCTGAGCCTGCCGACCCCCGCCGGCGCCCGCCCCGACACCGCCGCCGGTCCGCAGACCACCCCGACCACCGTCGCGGCCACCTTGGACGGCCTCGCCCACCGGGTCGCCCTGGCCCTGGCCGACCGGGACACCCGCACCGCCGTCACCAGCGCCGTCCAGGCGGGGCCGGTCACGCTGGCCGGGGTCGCGCGCCTGCACGCCGACGCCGCCGCGGCCGACCGCGCCGTGCTGGCCGCCAAGGGCCTGCCCGCCTCGCTCGGGGCGGTCACCCAGCTGCGCCTGGCCCTGCCGCAGATGCGCGCCGCGCTCGCCCGCGGCCAGGCCCCGCTGGTCGCCACCGCGCCGACCGACGACACCGCGACCGCCATCACCGCGTACGACCCGAGCGGCCGCACCGTGCTGCTCGACCCCGCCCGCGCCCCGCAGCAGCCCGTGCTGGTGGTCGAGGTGGACTCCGCCAGGACCGTCCCGGCCGGGCTGGACCTGGTGCGCCACGCCCTCGCCCAGCGCGGCGTCGCCCCCGCCGGCCCGGCCGCGGCCCTGTCCGGCGGCTACTGGGCCACCAAGGTGAACGCGGTGCGCCTGTCCGACGACGAGGAGCCGTGGATCAAGGGCGCCGCCGAGATCTACAGCATCGTCGGCGGGTTCGGCCTGGACGGCCACCCGAAGGTCGACATCGTGCAGATGCCCTACCTCGACTATGACGGCACCACGTACTACCCCAACCAGCTGCTGGTGCACTTCTCGGCGTACAAGTACAACCTGGCCGACGTCGTGATGATGGAGGACGACGGCGACACCAACTACCAGTCGCTGGCCCAGGCCATCGCGACCGCGCTGCTGACCATCACCGACCAGGGCGTCTACATCCCGCTGGTCAACGCGATCATCAACGCCATCCCGACCTCGTGGTGGACCGACGACCCCGACTACGTCGACTCCTGGTACACCCTGACCACCGGCAGCAGCGGCCACCTCAACGGCGCCGCCGCCAACGGCTGGATCGAGGTCAGCCCGTACTGGGTCGCGCCGCTGTGA
- a CDS encoding DUF4126 family protein, protein MGAISAARPLALGVATGMRSQLGLAALAVAMRKGPRDVNMVVGRQVLASPVLKQTLIATAAGELVADKLPATPSRLNRGPLLARLALGGAAGAVLGYAEKRSVVAAVTGAALGVAGAGIGAYGGYHLRAALDRHTDIPDRYWAVAEDATAIGLAAFAVATGAHTDGQAEPEPEEA, encoded by the coding sequence ATGGGTGCGATCTCCGCCGCACGGCCGCTGGCTCTGGGCGTGGCCACCGGGATGCGTTCGCAGCTGGGGCTGGCGGCGCTGGCCGTGGCGATGCGCAAGGGGCCCCGGGACGTGAACATGGTGGTCGGCAGGCAGGTGCTGGCCAGCCCGGTGCTCAAGCAGACCCTGATCGCCACCGCGGCCGGGGAGCTCGTCGCCGACAAGCTGCCGGCCACGCCCAGCCGCCTCAACCGCGGCCCGCTGCTGGCCCGCCTCGCGCTGGGCGGGGCCGCCGGAGCCGTGCTCGGCTACGCGGAGAAGCGGTCGGTCGTCGCGGCGGTGACCGGGGCGGCGCTGGGCGTGGCGGGCGCCGGCATCGGGGCGTACGGCGGCTACCACCTGCGGGCCGCGCTGGACAGGCACACCGACATCCCGGACCGGTACTGGGCGGTGGCCGAGGACGCCACCGCCATCGGCCTGGCCGCCTTCGCGGTCGCCACCGGCGCCCACACCGACGGCCAGGCCGAACCCGAGCCGGAAGAGGCTTAG
- a CDS encoding MFS transporter, producing MTITAPDQRQRRSWLPPLLRQTPFRRYWTGQSVSLLGDQISELAVPLFAVLVAQAGPAEMGYLTAAALVPNLLFSLLLGAWADRRPYKRRLMIAADLGRAAVLLLAPALYLLDALSMGALYAVAFAVGTLSVVFEVCRTTLFVSLVPQRDYVAASALLNGSRAFSFVAGSSLAGLLVKVLSAPGALVLDAVSYLFSAATLARVRPAEPAPSRTPGLGLGEGLAFLFRSPVLRACVLAATTLNLFNYMYSALVVLYVTRHLGLSPQLLGLGLGLAAVGALLGAAVAGRLAARFGVGPMYVLGYILFPAPLVLIPAAHGPYPVVLALLFGAEFLSGVGLMILDTAGGAIQAGVIPDDRRARVSGAQRTLNYGIRPLGAVLGGTLGAHLGVPATLWIATIGALAGVLWLLASPIPRMRSL from the coding sequence ATGACCATCACCGCCCCCGACCAGCGGCAGCGCCGTTCCTGGCTGCCCCCGCTGCTGCGCCAGACCCCGTTTCGCCGCTACTGGACCGGGCAGAGCGTCTCGCTGCTCGGCGACCAGATCAGCGAGCTGGCCGTGCCGCTGTTCGCGGTCCTGGTAGCCCAGGCCGGGCCCGCCGAGATGGGCTACCTGACTGCGGCGGCGCTCGTGCCGAACCTGCTGTTCTCGCTGCTGCTGGGCGCCTGGGCCGACCGGCGGCCGTACAAGCGGCGCCTCATGATCGCCGCAGACCTGGGCCGGGCCGCGGTGCTGCTGCTAGCCCCCGCGCTGTACCTGCTCGACGCCCTGTCGATGGGCGCCCTGTACGCCGTGGCGTTCGCCGTCGGCACGCTCAGCGTCGTGTTCGAGGTCTGCCGCACCACGCTGTTCGTGTCGCTGGTGCCCCAGCGGGACTACGTGGCGGCCAGCGCGCTGCTCAACGGGTCGCGCGCGTTCTCGTTCGTGGCCGGGTCCAGCCTCGCCGGCCTGCTGGTGAAGGTGCTCAGCGCCCCCGGGGCGCTGGTGCTGGACGCCGTGTCGTACCTGTTCTCCGCCGCCACCCTGGCCCGGGTCCGCCCGGCCGAGCCCGCCCCGTCGCGCACCCCCGGCCTGGGCCTGGGCGAGGGGCTGGCGTTCCTGTTCCGCTCGCCGGTGCTGCGCGCCTGCGTGCTCGCCGCCACCACGCTCAACCTGTTCAACTACATGTACTCGGCCCTGGTCGTCCTCTACGTGACCCGCCACCTGGGCCTGTCGCCGCAGCTGCTGGGCCTCGGGCTCGGCCTGGCCGCCGTCGGGGCGCTGCTGGGCGCGGCGGTGGCCGGGCGGCTGGCCGCCCGGTTCGGCGTCGGTCCCATGTACGTCCTGGGCTACATCCTTTTCCCGGCGCCGCTGGTGCTCATCCCGGCCGCGCACGGGCCGTACCCGGTGGTGCTGGCGCTGCTGTTCGGGGCCGAGTTCCTGTCCGGCGTCGGCCTCATGATCCTCGACACGGCAGGCGGCGCCATACAGGCCGGTGTCATCCCCGACGACCGGCGGGCCCGGGTCAGCGGGGCCCAGCGCACCCTGAACTACGGCATCCGGCCCCTCGGAGCCGTGCTCGGCGGCACCCTGGGCGCGCACCTGGGGGTGCCCGCCACCCTGTGGATCGCCACGATCGGCGCCCTGGCCGGCGTGCTGTGGCTGCTGGCGTCGCCGATCCCGCGTATGCGCAGCCTGTGA
- a CDS encoding helix-turn-helix domain-containing protein, translated as MSENRTVPLTDPVALRAFAHPLRMSLVGLLRREGPLTATQAAERLGESVPGCSFHLRQLAKYGLVERVPGADARERPWRATALFTSWGTDSADPEVRAAVDHLDAVVTRRFYDRAIEWLRTRDQEPAAWRRVTGPGDVVLHVTLDEYTELERRFNELVEPYLARQSDPSARPEGARTVNILQFVLTTDRPQDPAP; from the coding sequence GTGTCCGAGAACCGCACCGTGCCGCTGACCGACCCCGTCGCCCTGCGCGCCTTCGCCCACCCGCTGCGCATGTCCCTGGTGGGGCTGCTGCGCCGCGAAGGTCCGCTCACGGCCACCCAGGCCGCCGAGCGGCTGGGGGAGAGCGTGCCGGGCTGCTCGTTCCACCTGCGCCAGCTCGCCAAGTACGGCCTGGTCGAGCGCGTGCCCGGCGCCGACGCCCGCGAGCGCCCGTGGCGCGCCACCGCCCTGTTCACCTCCTGGGGCACCGACAGCGCCGACCCCGAGGTGCGCGCCGCCGTCGACCACCTCGACGCCGTGGTCACCCGCCGCTTCTACGACCGGGCCATCGAATGGCTGCGCACCCGCGACCAGGAGCCGGCCGCCTGGCGCCGCGTCACCGGCCCCGGCGACGTCGTCCTGCACGTGACCCTCGACGAGTACACCGAGCTGGAGCGCCGCTTCAACGAGCTGGTCGAGCCCTACCTCGCCCGCCAGTCCGACCCGTCGGCCCGCCCCGAGGGCGCGCGGACGGTCAACATCCTCCAGTTCGTCCTGACCACCGACCGGCCGCAGGACCCTGCCCCATGA